The following coding sequences are from one Gadus macrocephalus chromosome 3, ASM3116895v1 window:
- the gucy1a1 gene encoding guanylate cyclase soluble subunit alpha-1: MFCTKLKDLNISGECPFSSLAKKSESGDFEDCSSDAADILPISKDVPEKSGEDLPPQRLSRLKVNLHSLGESIQKLANPEFQRLHTALDRIVNPKIHTRDNESLETCPCSCDKPEHLLHIMTEYSTKTGIPMEAVQEALGEELFRMCYEEDGHVLRVVGGALHDFLNSFNVLLRQSSGGSKRSRSDSDAAAGGGPGGSARHEPSVLCLDKDPGLLTVYYFNPQPITELFFPGVIRAAARVLYHTGVEVALTDPAGAGKDCILQASPQHSLRYTVVVKDARSLSPSPLRATSAGTFPGSLFCTTFPFHLLLDQDLLLLQIGHGLRKRLPRREGPPRRATSFHEHFCIVSPRIRCSFQGILTMLNTQFIIRIRHTDGCSADGKGKPMDLKGQMIFVSESNAVLFLGSPCVDKLEELTGRGLYLSDIPIHNALRDVVLVGEQAKAQDGLKKRLGKAKTALEHAHQALEEEKQRTVDLLFTIFPGTVAQELWQGHTVQAKKFDRVTMLFSDIVGFTAVCSRCTPMQVVTMLNELYTRFDHQCGELDVYKVETIGDAYCVAGGLHKESEMHAFQIARMALKMMELSNDVRTPTGDTIEMRIGLHTGSVLAGVVGVKMPRYCLFGNNVTLANKFESGSQPSKINVSPTTYGLLKDCQGFVFIPRSRQDLPANFPDDIPGVCYFLEPSDNIPGGGGDFMNDCLQKELEHNTTTTTTTTTN, translated from the exons ATGTTTTGCACGAAGCTGAAAGATCTGAACATTTCTGGAGAGTGTCCATTCTCCAGCCTCGCCAAGAAGAGTGAGTCTGGAGACTTTGAGGATTGCTCCAGTGACGCCGCGGATATATTGCCTATTTCTAAGGATGTGCCAGAGAAAAGCGGCGAAGATCTACCCCCTCAGAGACTATCCAGATTGAAAGTTAACCTTCATTCACTTGGAGAAAGCATCCAAAAACTGGCTAATCCCGAG TTTCAAAGACTGCACACTGCTCTCGATCGAATAGTGAATCCTAAAATACACACGAGAGACAACGAAAG CCTAGAAACATGCCCATGCTCTTGTGACAAACCAGAACATCTACTACACATAATGACGGAGTACTCCACCAAAACAG GGATCCCAATGGAGGCGGTGCAAGAGGCGTTGGGGGAGGAGCTCTTCCGGATGTGCTACGAGGAGGACGGCCACGTGCTGCGGGTGGTCGGCGGCGCCCTCCACGACTTCCTCAACAGCTTCAACGTCCTGCTGAGACAGAGCAGCGGCGGGTCCAAACGGTCGCGCTCCGACTCTGACGCCGCCGCTGGCGGCGGCCCGGGGGGCTCAGCCCGCCACGAACCCTCGGTGCTGTGCCTGGACAAGGACCCGGGCCTGCTCACCGTGTACTACTTCAACCCCCAGCCCATCACGGAGCTCTTCTTCCCTGGCGTGATCCGTGCGGCCGCCCGGGTGCTGTACCACACCGGCGTGGAGGTGGCGCTCACGGACCCGGCGGGGGCCGGCAAGGACTGCATCCTGCAGGCCAGCCCCCAGCACAGCCTGCGCTACACGGTCGTGGTGAAGGACGCCCGGAGCCTCAGCCCCAGCCCGCTGAGGGCCACCTCGGCCGGGACCTTCCCCGGCTCCCTGTTCTGCACCACCTTCCCCTTCCACCTGCTGCTGGACCaggacctgctgctgctgcagatcgGACACGGCCTCCGCAAGAGGCTCCCCCGCAGGGAGGGCCCGCCGAGGCGGGCCACCTCCTTCCACGAGCACTTCTGCATCGTGTCGCCCCGGATCCGGTGCTCCTTCCAGGGCATCCTGACCATGCTGAACACACAGTTCATCATCCGGATCAGGCACACGGACGGCTGCAGCGCGGACGGCAAAGGGAAG CCGATGGACCTGAAGGGCCAGATGATCTTTGTGTCCGAGTCCAACGCCGTCCTCTTCCTGGGCTCCCCATGCGTGGacaagctggaggagctgacggGCCGCGGCCTGTACCTCTCCGACATCCCCATCCACAACGCCCTGCGCGACGTGGTGCTGGTCGGGGAGCAGGCCAAGGCCCAGGACGGCCTGAAGAAGCGCCTGGGGAAGGCCAAGACGGCGCTGGAGCACGCCCACCaagccctggaggaggagaagcagaggacGGTGGACCTCCTGTTCACCATCTTCCCGGGCACCGTGGCCCAGGAGCTGTGGCAGGGCCACACGGTGCAGGCCAAGAAGTTTGACCGCGTCACCATGCTGTTCTCCGACATCGTGGGCTTCACGGCCGTGTGCTCGCGCTGCACGCCCATGCAGGTGGTTACCATGCTGAACGAGCTCTACACTCGCTTTGACCACCAGTGTGGGGAGCTGGACGTGTACAAG GTAGAGACTATTGGCGATGCTTACTGTGTAGCAGGTGGCTTGCACAAGGAAAGCGAGATGCACGCGTTCCAAATAGCACGCATGGCGTTGAAGATGATGGAGCTATCCAACGACGTTAGGACTCCCACGGGAGATACCATTGAG ATGCGCATCGGCCTCCACACGGGGTCGGTGCTGGCCGGCGTGGTCGGGGTCAAGATGCCGCGCTATTGCCTGTTCGGCAACAACGTAACATTGGCCAACAAGTTTGAATCTGGAAGCCAACCGAGTAAAATCAACGTCAGCCCCACTACTTACGG ACTGCTGAAGGACTGCCAGGGGTTTGTCTTCATTCCAAGGAGCCGACAGGACCTTCCGGCCAATTTTCCAGACGATATCCCTGGTGTTTGTTACTTTCTGGAGCCCTCTGATAATATCCCCGGCGGTGGCGGTGATTTTATGAATGACTGTCTGCAGAAagagctggagcacaacaccaccaccaccaccacaaccactacaaactga
- the map9 gene encoding microtubule-associated protein 9, producing MTDKDFITLAYSKSPKVSRRTTFQDELQAVVSARASRTNADRYSFSDDLDDEENDFLKRLGSRRNRASAFKTGRSKAKINDFDLSDDESKHGAAKKRVSFLKTQRGGSPLESTSLKDAPEKHRPDTITGGPSDHTPSPAASVDRGDSADRSGGDHASLWSTSLSRQTSDVNSPAPKSPLTSPFDDGGDEAVSRTSPPGDSQEERHSVGDQERPNSGSPELRPGPVDAPSTDAGVDGAAGRPAPRPRPRARQRPNGLGPRVAESTSAEPQSSQSLHSTSDGSLTHPTSVPPMDGVTPRDQCPPGSEGDGTTSSNSQSLSLPRSEPLTSLTRTTMDSASLDCLYSDDSKEPERNYSTSFEEFQKDLEEQLDPAGHRHSIGNISDPREPTWLALYVFLLRPPSSLIRSSGRSKSACSSRVESRYLGSLKLLDHSSAPGQPQLEAGDSLRAAVYQEWLRKKQETSKEREQQKKREYSLKEEKQKTDESDKKENALASFEAWKEKKSETLKAKAREKEAMARKQQKAAADSEEKKQMAKEAFVKWKKGHDELLRKKYRIQKEAENKLKQKKMEKEEERKTCSKYFYSDWSETKKNVIGEKVTIERKKSKKKAEEEKSEKEEKDKMALEMYEKWLTMKERDLRRQKEERRIQAILQDTPPPPWSPPNKTIPHRK from the exons ATGACCGACAAGGACTTTATTACTCTGGCTTATTCTAAAAGTCCAAAGGTGTCCAGAAGAACCACCTTCCAG GATGAACTGCAGGCtgtggtctccgccagggccaGCCGAACGAATGCTGACCGATATTCATTTTCGGATGACCTAGATGATGAGGAAAACG ACTTTCTGAAACGGCTCGGGTCGAGGAGAAACCGAGCCAGTGCCTTCAAGACCGGGAGGAGCAAAGCCAAGATCAACGACTTTGACCTTTCAGACGATGAGTCTAAACACGGTGCTGCAAAGAAAAGAGTTTCCTTCCTCAAGACCCAGAGAGGCGGCTCCCCGTTGGAGAGCACGTCCCTCAAGGATGCGCCTGAGAAGCACCGCCCTGACACCATCACCGGGGGTCCGTCCGACCACACCCCGTCTCCTGCCGCCAGCGTCGACAGAGGAGACTCGGCCGACAGAAGCGGCGGGGATCACGCGTCCCTTTGGTCGACTTCGCTGTCACGACAGACGTCTGATGTTAACAGTCCGGCACCGAAGTCGCCTTTGACCTCACCATTCGACGATGGCGGGGACGAGGCAGTGAGTCGCACGTCTCCTCCTGGCGACAGCCAAGAGGAACGCCACTCGGttggagaccaggagagaccaaaCTCTGGCTCTCCCGAGCTGAGACCCGGCCCAGTGGATGCACCCTCAACCG ATGCTGGTGTAGATGGCGCCGCTGGTAGGCCTgcccccagacccagacccagagccAGGCAGAGACCCAACGGTCTGGGCCCCCGGGTTGCAGAGAGCACTTCTGCAGAACCCCAGTCTTCACAGAGCCTCCACTCCACATCTGACGGGTCCCTCACACACCCAACATCTGTCCCCCCCATGGATGGGGTCACTCCCAGAGACCAATGTCCACCT GGGTCAGAGGGGGATGGCACGACGTCGTCAAATAGTCAGTCTTTGTCGTTACCCCGAAGTGAGCCGTTAACCTCCCTCACCAGGACCACGATGGACTCTGCCAGTCTAG ACTGTCTGTATTCGGACGATAGCAAAGAGCCTGAGCGGAATTACTCTACGTCGTTTGAAGAATTTCAA AAAGATTTGGAAGAACAGCTGGACCCGGCCGGACATCGCCATAGCATCGGAAACATATCTGATCCCAG GGAACCAACATGGCTTGCGCTGTATGTGTTTCTGCTCAGGCCACCAAGTTCCCTCATCAGAAGCTCTGGCAGGTCCAAGAGTGCGTGTTCGTCCAGAGTAGAGTCCCGTTACCTGGGGAGCCTGAAGCTGCTGGACCACAGTTCTGCTCCGGGTCAGCCCCAGCTGGAGGCAGGAGACTCTCTCAGAGCTGCGGTTTACCAG GAATGGCTCAGAAAGAAACAGGAGACATCGAAAGAACGAGAAcagcagaagaagagagagtattcccttaaagaagaaaaacaaaaaacg GATGAGAGCGACAAGAAGGAAAATGCACTGGCGTCTTTTGAGGCTTGGAAGGAAAAGAAAAGTGAAACACTGAAAGCAAAAGCCAGAGAAAAAGAGGCCATGGCAAGAAAACAACAGAAAGCAGCAGCAGATTCAGAAGAGAAGAAGCAGATGGCTAAAGAG GCATTTGTGAAATGGAAGAAGGGGCATGACGAGCTGTTGAGAAAGAAGTACAGAATACAAAAAGAAGCTGAAAACAAACTGAAGCAGAAGAAAATGGAAAAGGAGGAAGAGCGTAAGACATGCAGCAAATATTTTTATTCAGATTG GAGCGAAACGAAGAAGAACGTCATAGGGGAAAAAGTGACCATCGAGCGcaaaaaaagcaaaaagaaggcagaggaggagaagagcgagAAGGAAGAGAAAGATAAAATGGCTTTGGAGATGTACGAAAAGTGGCTG ACCATGAAGGAGCGTGACCTGAGGaggcagaaggaggagaggaggatccAGGCTATCCTCCAGGACACCCCCCCGCCGCCCTGGAGCCCCCCCAATAAAACCATACCTCATAGGAAATAA